The genomic segment GCCTGCACGATCTGCGCGGTCGACTGGTAGAACGGCGACAGGGTGTTGTAGGTCAGCGGCAGTTTCGGGATCGGACCGAGTTGTGCCAGTAGCGCTTTCGCCTTCGCGACATCGCGGGTGTACCTGCTGTTGCGGGCCGGGTCGAAGGCCGGCGAGGTCTTCGGCCACGGCAGGTTCAGCGGATATCCACCGCCGCGCAACACCTCCGAGACGATCCGGTCCCGGTCCAGCGCGTAGGCGACGGCCTGGCGCAGCCGCACGTCGGCGAGCGCCGGATTGGTGACGTTGGCGCCCACGTACAGTTGCAGTTCCGCGCCCTCGTAGTTGACGGATTTGAAACCCGTTGTCTTGCCGATGTTCTCGTTGTCGCGATAGCTGACCGCGTCGGCGAGCAGCACCCGGCCGGACTTCAGCGCGTTCAGCTGCGCCTGGGAATCGCCGACGATCTGCGCCTCGACCCGGTCCAGATAGGGCCGGTCCGGCACCCAGTATCTGCTGTTCTTCTCGAACACGATCCGGGTGTTCGGCGTGCGCTCGGTGAGCCGGAACGGGCCGGTGCCGATGTATTTGTCGCCGGTGGCGAAGGCGTCGATGCTCTCCTTGTCGATGATCGGCACGGTGTCGAGCAGATCGAAGATGTTGCCGAGCGCATGGTCGAACCGGAGCACCAGCCGATGCGGATCGCTGGAGTCGTAACTCGTGATCGCGGCGGCGGTGCTCTTCAGCTGACCGGACCATTTCGGATCCGCGTAGGTGCGCAACGAGAATTCGGCGTCGGCGGCGGTGAACGGCCGGCCGCTGTGGAAGGTGACGTCGTCGCGCAGTTGCAGCGTCAGCGATCTGCCGTCGGCGCCGGCGGTCCACGACTCGGCCAGCAGCGGACCCGGTTGCACCTTGTCGTGCGGGTAGCGGATCAGCGATTCGTACACCAGGCCGATGATCAGAACCGCGCCGGAGGTGTTGGTGAAGAAGTTGCCCGGGACCACATCACTGATGGTGGCGATGCTGAGCGTCCCGCCCTTGACCGGCGCGGCATTGTCACCCCCCTGCGATTTCTGCTCGCCGACGGCCGAACTGCAGGCCGCCAGCAGACCGCCGCCCGCGGTCGCGAGCGCGACGATGCTCGCGGTGCGCAGAAAGGAACGGCGGCCGAGCGCGCCGGGGGTCGAATTCATCCTGGATTCCTCGCGATACGGGCCGGTTTCACGTCGTCAACCGGGATGCTCGCGGTTGCGGTGGCCGGCCGTGGATTACGGCACTGACGAGCGAGTGCGCACCCCGACGGTGCGGATCACTCGCATGCGGTGCAACAGCAGCACTCCGGTTCCGGCGCGGAACCGGCGGTGCGCGCGCTGGGTCGACTCGTGTGCATGATCGGGAACGGTAGCGACGCGCGAGGTCGCAGGTCACTGGTTAATCGCAGCGTGCACGAAACCCTTGCGAAAGTGTGTAGTCAATTGTGTACACGGTGAGCGGAACACTGGTTCACCGGTGGCCCGCGATGCTTGGCTGCCCCCATGCCCCTACCTGACCACGCCCGCGGCTACGAACAGTTCACCGGAGCGATCGGCCGGACCACGGCCGACTCCACCCCGGAATGGACCTATCCGCCGGCCGCACCCGCCGGCGCTCCCAACATCATCGTCGTCCTGGTCGACGACCTGGGATACAGCGATATCGGCCCGTTCGGCTCCGAGATCGAGACGCCGACGTTGAATCGCTTGGCGGCGAACGGGATTCGGCTCACGAACTATCACACCACCCCGCTGTGCTCGCCCTCGCGCGCGGCGCTGCTGACCGGGATCAATTCGCATCGAGCGGGTTTCGGCTTCGTCGCCAATGCCGATCCGGGCTATCCGGGGCTGCGGCTGGAGCTGGCCGACGATGTGCTGACCCTGCCGGAGATCTTGCGGCACAACGGATATGCCACCTATGCCGTCGGCAAGTGGCATCTGGTGCGCGACGCCACCTGCATCCGGGGGCGCACCGGGACTCGTGGCCGACGCAGCGCGGATTCGACCGGTACTACGGGTCGTTGGAGGGGTTCAACTCGTATTTCCACCCGAACCAGCTGATCTCCGACAGTTCCGCGGTCGATGTCGACGAGTATCCCGAAGGGTATTACGTCACCGACGATCTCACCGATACGGCGATCTCGTATCTGAAGGATCTGCGCGCGCACGACGCGGACAAGCCGTTCTTCCTGTACTTCGCGCACGTGGCGATCCACGGGCCGTTGCAGGCCAAGGACGTGGACCTGGCCAAGTATCGCGGCCGGTACGCGGCGGGCTGGGACGAGTTGCGGCGCAGCCGATTCGCCGCGCAGCTGGCCGCGGGCCTGTTCCCGCCCGGCACCGAGCAGAAGCCGCGCAACACCGAGCCGGGATACGAAGCGCAGGAATGGGATTCGCTCAGCGCCGAGGAGCAGCAGCGGTTCGCGCGCTACATGGAGGTGTACGCGGCGATCGTCGACAACATCGATCAGAGTCTCGGCCGGTTGCTGGACACCGTCGAACAGCTCGGCGAGCTGGAGAACACGATCGTGGTGTTCACCTCCGACAACGGCGGCACCGCGGAGGGCGGGCCGGTCGGAACCCGTAGCTACCTGGCGGAATTCGCGCACGTCGACGATCCGGACTGGGTCGGTGACGTGCCGCACGACGTGGATCTGATCGGCACCGCGCGCCTCGGTGTGCACTATCCGCGCGGCTGGGGTCAGGCGTCGAACACGCCGTTCCGGTTCTACAAGGGGCAGACCTTCGCCGGGGGTGTCCGGGTGCCGTTCGTGATCTCCTGGCCGAAGGGGTTGCCGGAGAACACGCTTCGCGACCAGTACGTGTACGTCACCGATCTCGCACCGACCCTGCTGGAGCTGGCCGGGCTGGAGCGGCCCGGCGTGCGGAACGGGTTGCCCGCCAAGGAATTCGACGGGGTGCCCGCGACCGGCGTACTGCGCGATGCGGCGGCCCGCTCGCGACATGTCGAGCAGTACTCGGAGATCACCGGGCATCGCGGGTTCTACCGGGACGGGTGGAAGCTGCTGGCACTACAGGATCCGCGGCGCGATGTCGACGATCCGCAGTGGCAGCTGTTCGATGTGCGCAGCGATCCGACCGAACTGCACGACCTCGCGGCGCAATTCCCGGAGCGGGTGACGGAACTGGCCGCCGCGTGGGACGAGGCGGGCTGGCGCAACACCGTATTCCCGCTGATCACCCGGCGGGACCTGGCCCGGCGGCGGCCGGAGGAGGCACGCTGGTCGCGGCCGCTGCGCATCCTGGCGGGCACGCCGACACTGGAGCGCTACCGGTCGCAGCAGTTGATCGCGTACCGGGATTTCACGGTCACGGTGGAGTTGGGTGGGTACGCCGCCGGTGACGAGGGGGTACTCGTGGCCCACGGCGATCCGCAGGGCGGATATCTGCTGTATGTAGCGGACGGGCGAATCGTGTTCGGCTACAACGGCTATGGTCGCTACACCGAGGCTTCCGCGCCGATTCCGGCCGGCGCCGCACGGATCGCGCTCGCGGCGGCCGTGCGGCCGAAGCTGCGCTGGGATTTCACCGTCGCGATCGACAGCGCGGTGGTGGCCGAGCTGCCGGATCGGGTGCAGTTGGTCGGCATGTCGCCGTGGACCGGCATCTCCGTCGGCGTCGACGCACGCGGGCCGGTGGCCTGGGAGCTGCGGGAGCAGCGTGGGCCGTTCCGCTACACCGGTGATCTGCGCGCGGTGGTGTACACGCCGGGGCCGCAGGGGGTTCCGGCCGCGACCGTACGCGCGCTCGAGACCGAGGCCGAACTCGTCGGCGAGTAGGCGCGTCGCTGAGCTACGCCGCGACACCGGCAATCGATCGGCGAACGCTTTCCGCGGGTGCTTCGGGCTCGGCGATCATCGGTCCGATCGAGTCCGTGCGGACCGGCCTCGGTCACTCGCCGAATGTAAACATTTGTTAATCAGCCGAGAAGCGGCGGTTTCCAAAGCTTCACCGATATGCGGTCGGCGGGCTCTCCGGTCCTCGGAATTTCGGGGTCCGGAGAGTATCCGCCCAGGTCGGACCCAGGTCGGTGATATTACGCGGCAATCGCGCAGTGACCGGGAGGTTTCCCCGAACTCACAACGCACTTCTCCGGTTTCGGGGGTGTGAGGCGAATGTTTTGCGGCGCGTGGACGGCTCCCTACAGTCGGGATCAGCAGCCTGTCTCTCGCCCGTTGGGGGTGTCGTGGTTATTTCGGATACGTGGGGTTCGGCACCCGATTCCGCAGCGGATCGGCCCGCCGGAAATGCCGGCGACGCGCTGTTGCGCCTGGGCCGGTACTTCCAGCGCGGCGAGGTGTCGGCGGATCTGCGGACCGTGCACAAGGTGGGCGGGCGCGAGGCCGACGAGTTCTATCGGCACCGGTGGGCGCACGACAAGGTGGTGCGCTCGACCCACGGGGTGAACTGCACCGGGTCGTGTTCCTGGAAGATCTACGTCAAGGACGGCGTGATCACCTGGGAGTCGCAGCAGACCGACTATCCGTCGGTGGGGGCCGACAAGCCGGAGTACGAGCCGCGCGGCTGCCCGCGTGGCGCCTCGTTCTCCTGGTACACGTATTCGCCTGCGCGCGTTCGGTATCCGTATGTGCGCGGGGTGCTGCTGGAGATGTATCGGGAGGCGAAGGCGCGGCACAAGGATCCGGTGGACGCCTGGGCGGCGATCGTCGAGGATCCGGAGCGGGCGCGCAGGTACAAGTCGGCCCGCGGCCGGGGCGGATTCGTGCGGGCGGAGTGGTGGGAGGCCGCCGAGATCGCGGCGGCCGCGCACGTCCACACGATCAAACGGTACGGACCGGACCGGATCGCCGGATTCTCGCCGATCCCGGCGATGTCGATGGTCTCGCACGCCGTCGGCGCGCGGTTCATCTCGCTGCTGGGCGGCTCGATGCTGTCGTTCTACGACTGGTACGCCGACCTGCCGGTGGCCTCCCCGCAGGTGTTCGGCGACCAGACCGACGTACCGGAGTCGGCCGACTGGTTCGACGCCGGATATCTGATCATGTGGGGTTCCAACGTGCCGGTCACCCGGACGCCGGACGCGCACTACATGACCGAGGCGCGCTATCGCGGGCAGAAGGTGGTCGTCGTCTCCCCCGACTACGCCGACAACACCAAGTTCGCCGACGAATGGGTGCCGGCTCGGCCGGGAACCGATGCGGCACTGGCGATGTCGATGGGGCACGTGATCCTGAAGGAGTTCTTCGTCGATCGGGACACCCCGCGGTTCACCGACTACGTCACGCGCTACACCGATCTGCCGTTCCTCGTCGCGCTCGACGAGGCCGAGGGTGGCTGGACCGCCGACGGCGAATATCAGGGCCGCACCTGGCGGCCCGGGAAGTTCGTGACCGCCGCCGATCTCGGCCGCACCGGCGAGGGCGACGAGTTCCGCACCGTGCTGCTCGACGACGACGGAAATCCCTTCGTGCCCAACGGATCCCTCGGCGATCGCTTCACCGGATCGGGCACGGGCCGCTGGAACCTGGATCTGGGCGACGTCTCTCCCCTGCTGACGCTGCACGGCCGCACCGACGACGCTGTGGCCGTGCAGTTCCCCCGCTTCGAGGGGGACGGCGCGCGGATCTGCACCCGCGGCGTGCCGACCACCGTCGTGGCGGGCCGGCGGGTGACGACCGTCTTCGATCTGCTGCTGGCCCAGTACGGGGTGGCGCGGCCGGGGCTGCCGGGGCACTGGCCCACCGGATACGACGACGCGACCGAACCGAACACCCCCGCCTGGCAGGAGGGCATCACCGGGGTACCGGCGATCCAGGCCGCCCGCATCGCGCGCGAATTCGCCGACAACGCCGAACGTTCCGGCGGCCGGTCGATGATCCTGATGGGTGCGGGCACCAACCACTGGTTCCACTCCGACCAGATCTACCGCTCCTTCTTCACACTGACGCTGCTGACCGGCTGTCAGGGCGTGAACGGCGGCGGCTGGGCGCATTACGTCGGCCAGGAGAAGTGCCGTCCGGTGACCGGCTGGGCGACACTGGCTTTCGGGCTGGACTGGCAGCGGCCGCCGCGCCAGATGCAGGGCACGGTGTTCTGGTATCTGGCCAACGATCAGTGGCGCTACGATCCGTTCACCGCCGACGCCTTCGCCTCTCCGCTGGGTTCGGGCCGGTTCGCCGGGCGCACGGCCGCCGACAACATCGCGCTGGCCTCGCGGCTGGGCTGGATGCCGAGTTATCCCACCTTCGACCGCAATCCGCTGGATCTGGTGGACGAGGCGGAGGC from the Nocardia sp. BMG111209 genome contains:
- a CDS encoding ABC transporter substrate-binding protein → MNSTPGALGRRSFLRTASIVALATAGGGLLAACSSAVGEQKSQGGDNAAPVKGGTLSIATISDVVPGNFFTNTSGAVLIIGLVYESLIRYPHDKVQPGPLLAESWTAGADGRSLTLQLRDDVTFHSGRPFTAADAEFSLRTYADPKWSGQLKSTAAAITSYDSSDPHRLVLRFDHALGNIFDLLDTVPIIDKESIDAFATGDKYIGTGPFRLTERTPNTRIVFEKNSRYWVPDRPYLDRVEAQIVGDSQAQLNALKSGRVLLADAVSYRDNENIGKTTGFKSVNYEGAELQLYVGANVTNPALADVRLRQAVAYALDRDRIVSEVLRGGGYPLNLPWPKTSPAFDPARNSRYTRDVAKAKALLAQLGPIPKLPLTYNTLSPFYQSTAQIVQANLAEVGIETTLDPQENATFVKNLIGANFPGLWVTDHSWAQFVPSTLTVSAYPFNARKNASHYDSPAYVAAADAAWQTTDGTNSRAVQAYQALSDQLLEGLFLIEIGVRYQQAATAAKVHGLDWTKRRETLYTGVYLS
- a CDS encoding nitrate reductase subunit alpha, whose translation is MVISDTWGSAPDSAADRPAGNAGDALLRLGRYFQRGEVSADLRTVHKVGGREADEFYRHRWAHDKVVRSTHGVNCTGSCSWKIYVKDGVITWESQQTDYPSVGADKPEYEPRGCPRGASFSWYTYSPARVRYPYVRGVLLEMYREAKARHKDPVDAWAAIVEDPERARRYKSARGRGGFVRAEWWEAAEIAAAAHVHTIKRYGPDRIAGFSPIPAMSMVSHAVGARFISLLGGSMLSFYDWYADLPVASPQVFGDQTDVPESADWFDAGYLIMWGSNVPVTRTPDAHYMTEARYRGQKVVVVSPDYADNTKFADEWVPARPGTDAALAMSMGHVILKEFFVDRDTPRFTDYVTRYTDLPFLVALDEAEGGWTADGEYQGRTWRPGKFVTAADLGRTGEGDEFRTVLLDDDGNPFVPNGSLGDRFTGSGTGRWNLDLGDVSPLLTLHGRTDDAVAVQFPRFEGDGARICTRGVPTTVVAGRRVTTVFDLLLAQYGVARPGLPGHWPTGYDDATEPNTPAWQEGITGVPAIQAARIAREFADNAERSGGRSMILMGAGTNHWFHSDQIYRSFFTLTLLTGCQGVNGGGWAHYVGQEKCRPVTGWATLAFGLDWQRPPRQMQGTVFWYLANDQWRYDPFTADAFASPLGSGRFAGRTAADNIALASRLGWMPSYPTFDRNPLDLVDEAEAAGSSPQDHVVAGLKSGSLRFACEDPDAPENFPRCLTVWRANLLGSSGKGNEYFHRHLLGADSNLQTTDAAGVRPQELVWREQAATGKLDLLLSLDFRMTSTTLFSDIVLPAATWYEKHDLSSTDMHPFVHAFSPAISPPWEAKTDFEAFHRIARGFSWLAEKHLGVRRDLVAVPLQHDTPDALAQAGGRVRDWKAGECEPIPGVTMPKLVVVERDYPRVAERMAALGPLVETLGLTTKGVTTRPEAEVEYLKGVNGAVISGVAQGRPSLAKDVHAAETILALSGTTNGRLAVEGFHALERRTGTELADLAEEHAGKRITFADTQARPVPVITSPEWSGSETGGRRYSPFTINTERLKPWHTLTGRQHFYLDHDWMIELGEQLPIFRPPLDMTALFREPGVGAVGADGVTVRYLTPHSKWSIHSAYQDNLHMLTLSRGGQAIWMSERDAAKIGVADNDWIEARNRNGIVVARAIVSHRMPEGTVFMYHAQDRAVDVPRIEDTAAAGAARGKRGGIHNALTRIMIKPTHLVGGYAQQSFALNYHGPTGNQRDEVTTIRRRDQEVEY